A single Acidobacteriaceae bacterium DNA region contains:
- the murD gene encoding UDP-N-acetylmuramoyl-L-alanine--D-glutamate ligase, producing the protein MELKNKRVLVVGLGKSGIAAARFLKARGAQVTVSDIRPAGLIAELPALLDAGIMVETGSHGLLTFRRQHLIVVSPGVPLNTPELSTVRAFGIPIIGEFELGAQFLQGQVVAITGSNGKTTTTTLIGEILKASGKPTLVGGNIGRPVVDMVAEATTETWSVLEVSSFQLETIQTFRPKIALVLNITPDHLDRHGSFEAYAAAKTRITENQTADDFLILNAEDEPTKLVAAKTKAQIYWFSPRRQVKQGAFVHGESIFFRAKENGEAEPIMPVSEIPLAGAHNVENVLAAVCAARLAGVDAQVIREAVAAFHAVEHRLEFVRELNGVRWFNDSKATNVDATAKAIEAFPGGIYLILGGKDKDSDYTTLSPLLRARVKTVITIGSAAEKIESHLAGVVKIEKAETMDRAVAWARQEAKSGDVVLLAPACSSFDQFENYEHRGRVFKQLVGALE; encoded by the coding sequence ATGGAACTCAAGAACAAGCGTGTACTCGTAGTTGGCCTCGGCAAGAGCGGCATCGCCGCCGCGCGTTTCCTCAAAGCGCGTGGCGCTCAAGTGACCGTAAGCGACATCCGCCCCGCGGGCCTCATCGCAGAACTTCCCGCGCTGCTCGACGCTGGCATCATGGTCGAAACCGGAAGCCATGGCCTGCTGACCTTCCGGCGCCAGCACCTCATCGTCGTCTCACCCGGCGTGCCACTGAACACCCCGGAGCTTTCGACCGTCCGCGCGTTCGGCATTCCCATCATTGGCGAGTTCGAACTCGGAGCGCAATTTCTCCAAGGCCAGGTCGTTGCCATCACCGGCTCAAACGGCAAGACCACCACCACGACACTCATCGGCGAAATTCTCAAAGCCAGCGGCAAGCCAACACTCGTCGGCGGCAACATCGGCCGCCCCGTCGTCGACATGGTCGCTGAAGCAACTACCGAGACCTGGAGCGTGCTTGAGGTCTCGAGCTTCCAGCTGGAGACGATCCAGACCTTCCGCCCAAAGATCGCACTCGTCCTCAACATCACGCCCGACCATCTCGACCGCCACGGCAGCTTCGAGGCCTACGCCGCCGCCAAGACGCGCATCACCGAAAACCAGACCGCCGACGACTTCCTGATCCTCAACGCCGAAGACGAGCCGACAAAACTCGTCGCCGCGAAAACAAAAGCGCAGATCTATTGGTTCAGTCCGCGTCGCCAGGTCAAGCAAGGTGCGTTCGTGCACGGCGAGAGCATCTTCTTCCGCGCGAAAGAAAACGGCGAGGCCGAACCGATCATGCCTGTCAGCGAAATCCCGCTCGCCGGCGCGCACAACGTCGAAAACGTCCTCGCCGCCGTCTGCGCCGCGCGCCTGGCAGGAGTCGATGCGCAGGTGATCCGCGAGGCCGTCGCAGCGTTCCACGCAGTCGAGCATCGTCTGGAGTTCGTGCGCGAGCTGAACGGCGTGCGCTGGTTCAACGACTCGAAGGCGACCAACGTCGACGCAACAGCGAAAGCGATCGAGGCTTTCCCCGGCGGCATTTATCTGATCCTCGGTGGCAAGGACAAGGACTCGGACTATACCACCCTCTCGCCGCTGCTGCGCGCTCGCGTCAAGACGGTTATCACCATTGGTTCGGCGGCGGAAAAGATCGAGTCACATCTCGCCGGCGTCGTGAAGATAGAGAAAGCTGAAACGATGGATCGAGCGGTCGCCTGGGCGCGGCAAGAAGCCAAATCGGGCGATGTGGTTCTGCTCGCGCCGGCGTGCTCCAGCTTCGATCAGTTTGAGAACTACGAGCATCGCGGCCGCGTCTTCAAGCAACTCGTCGGCGCGCTGGAGTAG
- the ftsW gene encoding putative lipid II flippase FtsW: MAKRVGVDKWLFGTVLLLVLFGLVCVFSASAVMAKATLGSPYAFVSKQAIWAALGMVALFGLMRVDYRKYNNPRLIFPMMAVTALMLLGVFAWGSMNGAHRWLHLGPASLQPSELAKPVIVFFLAWFLQTRIHAIDNVKETILPAVIPPLVYILLILKEPDLGTAMVCAAVLLLMLYLAGLQMKWIGLALAAAAPVLYYMLFHVAFRAARMKAFLNPEADPKGAGFHIMQSLIAVGSGGIFGRGLTEGIQKLFFLPEPHTDFIFANICEELGLIGAICVVTAFCILGYRGLRAAFLSTDPFARFLAFGLTTAILVQAFFNMSVVVALLPTKGITLPFISSGGTSVFVTLACMGVLLNVTREID; this comes from the coding sequence ATGGCAAAGCGCGTCGGCGTCGATAAATGGTTGTTTGGCACGGTGCTGTTGCTGGTGCTGTTCGGGCTGGTGTGCGTCTTCTCCGCGTCCGCAGTCATGGCGAAGGCCACGCTCGGCTCGCCCTACGCATTCGTCTCGAAGCAGGCCATCTGGGCCGCGCTGGGCATGGTTGCGCTCTTCGGCCTCATGCGCGTCGACTACCGCAAGTACAACAACCCGCGACTCATCTTCCCAATGATGGCGGTTACAGCGCTGATGCTGCTCGGCGTCTTCGCCTGGGGCAGCATGAACGGCGCTCATCGCTGGCTGCATCTGGGTCCTGCATCACTTCAGCCATCTGAACTCGCGAAGCCTGTCATCGTCTTCTTCCTCGCGTGGTTCCTTCAAACGCGCATCCATGCGATCGACAACGTGAAGGAAACAATCCTTCCCGCAGTGATTCCGCCACTCGTCTACATCCTGCTGATCCTCAAGGAGCCCGACCTCGGTACAGCGATGGTCTGCGCTGCCGTGCTGCTGCTGATGCTGTATCTCGCGGGCCTGCAGATGAAGTGGATCGGCCTGGCACTCGCCGCCGCGGCGCCAGTGCTCTATTACATGCTCTTCCACGTAGCCTTTCGCGCTGCGCGCATGAAGGCCTTCCTGAATCCAGAAGCCGATCCCAAGGGCGCGGGCTTCCACATCATGCAGTCGCTCATCGCCGTCGGCTCCGGCGGTATCTTCGGCCGCGGTCTCACCGAAGGAATCCAGAAACTCTTCTTCCTTCCCGAGCCGCATACAGACTTCATCTTCGCGAACATCTGCGAGGAGCTGGGCCTCATCGGCGCAATCTGCGTCGTGACCGCCTTCTGCATCCTCGGCTATCGCGGTCTCCGCGCCGCGTTCCTGTCCACCGATCCCTTCGCGCGCTTCCTCGCCTTCGGCCTTACCACCGCGATTTTGGTGCAGGCATTTTTCAACATGAGTGTTGTGGTTGCGCTGCTCCCGACCAAAGGCATCACCCTGCCGTTCATCTCGTCCGGCGGAACGAGTGTGTTCGTTACGCTGGCGTGCATGGGCGTGCTGCTGAACGTCACGCGCGAGATTGATTGA
- the murG gene encoding undecaprenyldiphospho-muramoylpentapeptide beta-N-acetylglucosaminyltransferase, with product MQPVSEPASQPVSGLRIVIAGGGTGGHVIPALAIGRELRDKHGADVLFIGTARGLETKLVPEAGFRLELVRSGQLKNVSLKTRLKTFGDLPLGVLHCMRLLKEFRPQVVIGVGGYASGPAMIAALLKRIPTLAYEPNAVPGMTNKLLGKRVSAAAVNFAVTAKFFRNAEVTGVPVRQEIFHLPPRPLGAPPRLLVTAGSQGAAVFNDVLPRIISGLLRQVPGLTIVHQAGARHLETTRAAFAASGADPTRWSVEAFLTDMPVQYAAADLVLARSGSTVAELCAAGKPSLLVPFPQAADDHQRKNAEVLATAGAAVMLLQRDATPEAMEQMLVNLLHDAEKRKRMAAAARKLARPGALQRIADMVLRLAATRPID from the coding sequence ATGCAGCCAGTCAGCGAGCCAGCCAGCCAGCCAGTCAGCGGTTTGCGAATCGTAATCGCCGGCGGCGGAACTGGCGGCCACGTCATCCCGGCGCTCGCGATCGGCCGTGAACTCCGGGACAAGCATGGCGCTGACGTCCTCTTCATCGGCACGGCGCGCGGACTCGAGACAAAGCTGGTCCCCGAAGCCGGCTTCCGGCTGGAGCTCGTGCGCTCCGGGCAACTGAAGAATGTCAGCCTGAAGACACGTCTCAAGACCTTCGGCGATCTCCCCCTCGGCGTGCTGCACTGCATGCGCCTGCTGAAAGAGTTTCGTCCGCAGGTCGTGATTGGTGTTGGCGGCTATGCCAGCGGGCCCGCGATGATCGCCGCACTCCTGAAGCGGATTCCGACGCTGGCGTATGAACCGAATGCGGTTCCCGGGATGACCAACAAGCTGCTCGGCAAGCGTGTGAGCGCGGCCGCCGTGAACTTCGCGGTGACAGCAAAGTTCTTTCGCAACGCCGAAGTCACAGGCGTCCCGGTGCGCCAGGAGATCTTTCATCTGCCGCCAAGGCCGCTCGGCGCGCCACCGCGGCTGCTCGTAACCGCCGGCAGCCAGGGCGCCGCGGTCTTCAACGACGTGCTGCCGAGGATCATCTCCGGCCTGCTGCGCCAGGTGCCCGGCCTGACAATCGTCCATCAGGCAGGCGCTCGGCATCTTGAGACGACTCGAGCCGCCTTTGCGGCAAGCGGTGCCGACCCGACGCGCTGGAGCGTGGAGGCGTTCCTCACCGACATGCCCGTCCAGTACGCTGCAGCGGACCTCGTTCTCGCTCGCTCCGGGAGCACCGTTGCGGAGCTTTGCGCGGCCGGCAAGCCTTCGCTACTCGTACCCTTCCCCCAGGCCGCTGACGATCATCAGCGCAAGAACGCAGAGGTGCTGGCCACCGCCGGCGCGGCGGTAATGTTGCTGCAGCGCGACGCGACGCCCGAGGCGATGGAACAGATGCTGGTAAACCTGCTCCACGATGCTGAGAAGCGCAAGCGGATGGCAGCGGCGGCCAGGAAGCTCGCACGCCCCGGAGCCCTGCAGCGCATTGCAGACATGGTCCTGCGGTTAGCTGC